From one Macaca nemestrina isolate mMacNem1 chromosome 5, mMacNem.hap1, whole genome shotgun sequence genomic stretch:
- the LOC105499735 gene encoding protein FAM229B: MPFRFGTQPRRFPVEGGDSSIGLEPGLSSSAACNGKEMSPTRQLRRCPGSHCLTITDVPITVYATMRKPPAQSSKEMHPK; the protein is encoded by the exons ATGCCTTTTCGATTTGGAACCCAGCCAAGGAGGTTTCCAGTGGAAGGAGGAGACTCTTCAATTGGGCTGGAACCGGGGCTGAGCTCCAGTGCTGCCTGTAATGGGAAGGAGATGTCACCAACCAG GCAACTCCGGAGGTGCCCTGGAAGTCATTGCCTGACAATAACTGATGTTCCTATCACTGTCTATGCAACAATGAGAAAGCCacctgcacaaagcagcaaggaaATGCATCCTAAATAG